TTTCCATGCCCTTAATTTTGCTTCTTCTCTAATCAATAATACTATAACCTGAATCCCCCCAACTCCAAGGAAACTCATGAGTCTCGCATCTTCCAATGCAAATCCCTCAGTTTTCGTCAAGATGACCATGTTCACTCCCCTTGCTTCCTAAACAATTCAGTCAAATCTTTCTTGGCATTTGAGATTAATTTGTACGCACATTTTagacactatatatatatatactccaaacCAGAACCAGTTGGACCCTCGTGGCCTTCTAGGTTCTAGCTCTTGATAGAGCTTTTTTACACGCCAGTTAGAGTTGTTCATCAACAAAAATGGCTGAGCTTAAGGTTAAAGAATGCAATAAGTTTGCATCCAAATCCAAGGCCCCTTCAAAGGGCAGTAATTTGTCCAGCAAGTGTGCTAAATTGGTTAAGCAGCAACGCGCTCGTATCTACATCTTGCGCCGCTGCGCAACCATGCTCCTCTGCTGGTACATTCATGGCGATGACTAGctaattatcatatatatagcagtactagtagcatatatggtaaGGTTCAGGTTCTTGTATCATGCTCGGTTGTTTCTGTTGGGTTTCATGGGCTTCGGTTGtggttttctcttcttttttggtgCACTTCCTACTTTTTGCCCCTTGGTGGGGCTTTTGGGTGCAAGAGAGAGGTTTCTGGCCACAACTCTGCTTTTTCACCAACTGGACATCAATCAAGTATGGAATTGCTGGAGCTGGATGGTTATGTAAATGGAGAGGCTTCTGATGTTGTCAATAGTTGTTTGCCTACTTGTtttgcttcttctctctttttggcCACCCAACTTCTTTCAGGGAAAATAAATGTAATCCTTGAAGAAGTTGGATGGGTTGCTCACTTGTTGTATTGGACTAATTGTGAACGTTATGAATTATATAAATTCTGATTACAATTATAACAACTGATGTATCTACAGCACAGGTTGAAATTCATTCAGATCATCCAAACTGTTCTGCTTTCTCAAGTCTAAGTCCAATTCATCATAGGGCCTAAGCCTTACGGGACCTTCTAGGGATCACTATTTTAAAACTCGTCTTACTAAATCAAGGCAATTCACGGGTTTATAAATGTTCGGGCTTCCGATGGAGTGGTGAGTTATGCAGAAAGCATGGAGAGCCTTTTTTACATGCTATAAGGGGGAGATTGATTCTTTACGAAGGAAATAATTATTTACACAAGTAATGATCAGTTTACAAAGAAACAGCTAATAGGAGTAAAGCACCACTTGAAAGTTCCTTGAACAGGATAGGAGTCTGCATTGGTGCGTTCATCAATGGAGTTTCAGCctcaaatctgattttctcCTCCAATAATTCACAATCATGGAATTTACCATACATAAAACAACCTACCAGCCCTCTCCCATAAGGATGAAAACACAAATGACTAGTTCCGACCCTGGAGCTCCCTAACTGAAGCACAGATCTGCTTCCAACACCACCCTTCAGATCTCTGGAACAGACTCCACCACCAAATACTAGCAACAAATGAACCCCAGCATAGCAGCTCCTGATCCTGATGGCAATAATCCTGCTCATTACTGGTGgaaatatcaaaaaaagaaagaaagaaaattacaaaGCGCGCATTATTAACAAACACTTCAGCATAAATGGAATCTGAGCAACTAATGAATCAAAGACAGTAGATCAACGTTTATAAAATCAAGGGTAATATGCCTTCTCACCTGTAAAATTATAGATCTGAAGCCTTAAATTTTCTAGGCCTTTTATGCTGGGCTGGTGAAGATGGAGCCTCTGATGACCTTCCAGGTCCCTGGAAAACCGAATGTTAAAGGACAATGAGTCGATGACATTATGACAATACATTGCCTTGCCAAAAGTAAAACTAAGAGAGAACACAATATGATAGGTACCTTGCGTTTATGGTCCCTTTTGCCAACCCTTTCCCCTGAAATAACAAGAGAACAAAGCAAGTGAACAGCAGCATACAACAGACTTTTGTCGGACGAAAGGTAGATTAGTAAAAAATCAGAATGTCAAGAACTCAAGATCACTCAGTAAATTACCTCCAAAACTCATTGAGTCTGGAGCAAATGCTTGATCCTGATCACGGTTCGCTCTCTGTAAAAAGCTCAAAAATCACATTCTTAAGGATTGAATAGTAAAACTAACATGCTTGCatactcaaaagtcaaaaccccATATTCCAACAATAAGagatttagaaagaaaaaaaaaaagaagataaactGAAAAAAATGTAAGCAACAGTATATTGACCTTGGGAGTGTCTGGTGCTTCAGTGTAGGAGCCATCACGAAAAGATGAGCCTTCTGCCTCCTTATGCTGTAACTGATGATCAAACATGCACACAAACATGTTTAAAAGTACAAGGTGGAAAGAGCCTCTTGTTATCACTAAACAACTATTTCCAACCGAATTCATATGGCATCAGTATATATATCTTGTCCATTTCAAACCAGTAACCAATGTCTATATCGCTTTAAGCCAATTCATGGGCAAGTGAATACTTTCCTAAGAAGTTATGCATTGCCAGCATTTAATGTTAACATTCCCAACAAACATAGAAGCAGTAGACAATTAAAAGACTAAAATTATTCTAATAAGAACATCAGTCAGATGGTAGGTGGGTATTGCCAAAACCAAGAAAGATGCCACAAGTCCTGTTTAATTTTCACatcattaaaacaaaatttagcaAGGATATGAAGTTTGCAACAGAACAGTTTATCTATCAGGAAATACTCTCATGAAACGCCCCTGCCATTCAGTATATGTCATATTGATGAGATTGCATCCTTTTGTATCTAAATAGTAAAATAGTGTAGGGATGAAGTTGAGATAGATAACTCTATGAGCTCAGTGAATATTGTACTCATACATTTGAATAATATCATACATATTAGAAGGGATGGTTACCACTTAAAAGAACTAAAAACTAAAACCCAAAAATAAGGAACAAATTTCATGTGCAAGAAGCAAATCATAGATATGAAATACCTGTTTCTGAAGATTCAGCAGAGTTAGTATTTCTTTTCTCAATTCAAGATGCTCCGAGCAAACAGCTTTCGTAGGAACCTTTGGTTTTAAATTGACCTGTACAATACAAATTACATGATTACATACCTGATCTTGGATTGTCATTTGAGAGGAAGAATATAACTAGAAAGAATTTATTTCTAACAAGAGAGAAAGGTAAttgaaaaacttaaaaagcatCTAATAATATTAAATACTTCTACCATCAGGAATCGAAGGATCTTtcaacctaaactagaaagcctAATAACGGATAACGAACAAAGGGGTTAAATTCAATGAGACCCCATGATAATGTTCAAAAGCATAGTCAAGAGTTTATTCAAATATGGATATGTTTGctgatgaaaaatatatatttctacCAATCTAAAACCACATTTTCTGATTCGCATACCAAACAAAACAAGATGCAACCAAAGAATGGAATCACGACTCCATGCTGTTCCATACCATTCCTGTGTCCGAAATGCTGCGTAATTGAATCACTTAGCTCCTATACTTTTCGGCACTATATTTTTCAGATTTATCAAACCAACCCTAAATATCTATGCAACATTGTTAATAAGAGAAGTATCAAACCAAATTGTCTATAAGTCTGTTGCATTTCCCTACAACTAAAAGAGCTAAAATGCAAATAATATAGGTTTCACATCCACCAAAAAAAGTTCATGTACAATAAGATAAAACTAAGCCAGAAATACAGCATTCTCATATGACAAAAAGATAGAGATCTTAATGCAAATTAATCACACTTCAATCCTTCGAAATGGACTTAAATGAAAAGGCAAGAAGAACAATTATATGTGCTAAAAGAAAGTAATTAACGATGCTTTGGCAATTATCATACTCTCAAATGTAAAGTTTGAATTAAAATGGGCCAAAGTGAAACAATGCTAGAGAATTTTCACAATCACGTTGTCATGTGCATAACATCATCAGCCAATAAAATATGTTCCAAGAAAAAGATAATTTCTGCTGCATCAATGGTCAGGGAGAGGAACAAACCCCAAGATCTTGTAAAGTTTGCTCAACACGTTTGATAGTTCGAAGTCCAGCAGTTGAGCTTTCAGCTTGCACCATTTGCTCAAGtgcatatgttctcaaatataCCCGCAGCTGGAAATTCAATCAACCCGTCAAATTATTAAAGCACGTAGAATAAGGCCAATGTCACCCTCTCCTTGTCAACAAACACACTTACCATGCGCAAAGAAGATAAAGTAGAGGCATTATCTGCCATCACAAGACTTGATGGAACAATTGCTCCAAAAGGTATCTGATCATTTGATAAAGGTGATGCCACATCACCTTGACTAACAGCTCGATCAGGATTTTCTGAACCAACAATTGCCGTTGCACGCAACTCAGCCTGCTCAGCAACCTAGAAGAGATGAAGCAAGAGAAAATGCATAGAAGATGAAATTATAATAATCTACAGAAAACACATGTATATGTGCGCATACATAGCATTCTTCAGAAGGTTTgtaaatcaaacataaaaatattactcaaacaaactaaacaaaaaaCCCCATTTCTTTGTCAATCCCATACTAAATTTCATCCCAGCGTAGTTCAAACAGCAACCTAACATAAGATTTCGCACTAATAAATCGTTCTACCTTAATAGGTCAATATAAACATCCTAAAAATCTGAAAGCAAATGTACCAAAAAATCTAGCTCGAAACTTACCCGTGCAAGCGTCCGAGACTCAGCTATTCTTTTTGCTTCGGCAAGGACCTGAAAGAGAAGtgaatgaagaaaaacaaaaacacgaCATATTCATTTGATGGGTTATTCCAAAACACAACTCATTTTTCCCTGAAACAAAGTAAAGACCTCAGCGTCTTTCTTCTCTTGCTGCTTTGTCTGGGATAGAACCATGGATAATTCACGCTTGCGTTCTATTTCTTGTGACATATTGTAAGTTTCCTACATTAGAAAAGAATCATTCAGAACCAGATAATAAACAATGAATGGAGTGCAATAGAAACTGTATACTATTACAATTATTTTCTTGCAACTACAAATTGTAACGCAGCCATCTGGCATCCATGTAAAAACTCCATTTTCAAAGATACTGCACCTTAACAAGAGGATGCCCTAAAACATCTGCAGAAGATGGATCTCTAGCAAGCAGTATAACTCGGGAAACTACAAGCGAATACATTGCCATCAATCAGAAATCTCTCAACGATAAATGTCATGGTATTCCCAGGACAATGGATCAATATCAAGTTGTTAATTCGAAATATTAGAAggaaagaataaaagaaattttattattgaGCAGCATATAATAGCAAGTCCATACCATTGTAATAACGATCCTTCAATTCCTCCACTGTTCGAGAGGATGGGAACCTGTCAGCAATCACGATGAACCGGAGATCGAACTGTTCGCACAAGGAAAACAACAGATCTGTCTCTTCCTTGGTCCACATCTAATGAAGgcaaattgaaagaaaatataaatgacaaaaaaaatttacaaacaagatttaaaaaaaaaaactttttaaaCTTTTTGACATATAATCCTGCAGTTGGAGTCTAAAAAGAGAGCCAACTACAACGTAACCTACAGCACTGGTCAAATGCTTCTTGTACTCCTCATCTGTGTATTTGACAGCATCAACAGACTGCACCATCCCAGATAAAACCGAGGTTAATGCGAACTCAAGCTTGATCAATAAGATGATCGGATATTTGAAAAGGAATAGACTCTATTCGTAGAgtaaaatgggaaaaaaaaaattgtacctTGTTATACTTGGCAAAGGAATAGTCACCTGTGGGAGGAACACCATTCACAAC
This sequence is a window from Tripterygium wilfordii isolate XIE 37 chromosome 8, ASM1340144v1, whole genome shotgun sequence. Protein-coding genes within it:
- the LOC120003411 gene encoding SWR1-complex protein 4-like codes for the protein MDAKDILGLPKNPLPIPQEKKSRTPKDSQRKPDGISREVYALTGGLAPLMPAIDTSQLKKRPPADEKITWQWLPFTNSARKDNLQLYHWVRVVNGVPPTGDYSFAKYNKSVDAVKYTDEEYKKHLTSAMWTKEETDLLFSLCEQFDLRFIVIADRFPSSRTVEELKDRYYNVSRVILLARDPSSADVLGHPLVKETYNMSQEIERKRELSMVLSQTKQQEKKDAEVLAEAKRIAESRTLARVAEQAELRATAIVGSENPDRAVSQGDVASPLSNDQIPFGAIVPSSLVMADNASTLSSLRMLRVYLRTYALEQMVQAESSTAGLRTIKRVEQTLQDLGVNLKPKVPTKAVCSEHLELRKEILTLLNLQKQLQHKEAEGSSFRDGSYTEAPDTPKRANRDQDQAFAPDSMSFGGERVGKRDHKRKGPGRSSEAPSSPAQHKRPRKFKASDL